The sequence CTTTAAGCTCGTCGTACTTTGGATTCTGTGCACCAGCTTTTGAGTTGATCATCCAGACGAAGGGCTGGCTGAGTGTCACTGGCTTGCCTCCCTTCTCACCAGCTGGGAATAAAGTATAAGCGAACCACTCTTTCACTTCTTCGGGCTTGAGTCCTCTTGGCTCCCCACTGCCTTTAGCATAGTACTGCTTGGTCTGCCACTCTGTCCAATACCATGTACCACCTATATCGAAGAGTGTTCTTCCCTCAACAATTGTTGGATGAATCTGCTTAGCCCAGTCCCAGCTCATTATGTCCTTTGGAAGCAAGCCATCTTGGGCAAACTTCCACTCAACATAGAGCCACTTATACACAGCTGGAACATCAACGACGAGCTTTCCAGTCTTCTCGTCATAGAGCTTTCCACCAAAGGCGAAGATGAACTGTATCAGGTCTGGGTGGGCTGAACCCTTTCTGTGAATCAATCCCCACTCAGCAGCACCGCTCTCTTTAGCCTTCTTAGCCCAGTAATAGACATCGCTCCATGTGAACTCTCCATTCTTCACCTTTTCAGGAAGAGTGCTCACATCAAGTCCAATTTTTGCAGCAACGTCTTTTCTAACGTAGAGTGGTCTTGCCTCTGTGTCCTGTGGCAGTCCATAAAGCCTTCCATTGAACTTTGAAGCCTCTATGAGTGATGGATAGAAGTCATCAATGACACTCTTGTAGGCGTTTGCATAGTCTGTTATGTCAAGAACGTAGCCTTCATCTGCCAGTGTTGGGAGGAATGCATAGGAGTTCACGAAGAAGTCTCCAGCCTGTCCAAGTGGTTGCTTGCTGAGGTACTCCTTATAGGCATCTTGGAAGGAGGCAACATAGTGCGTGTCTGTAATCACAATTTTCACTTTAATTCCATTGTCCGCCCAGATTTTGTTTATTCTTCTCGCTGCTTCAACAATACCATAGACTCTCATGACACTGTTGGGGTCACCTGAACCCCATGCAGAGAACTTGACTTCATTAATTCCATTCTGCTCAAGAACCTTTCCTATTGCAATCACGTCTTTTGTAAAGTCTCCAGTAAGCTGAACTTCTGCAGAAGGGGCTTGTGTTTGGGTTGTTTCCTTCTCGCCGCCGATACAACCACTGGCAACCACTCCAAGAAGCAACATTGCAATTATCCATACAGCTCTTGCCTTCATTGTCCTCACCCACTAGCAGTTTTTAAAATCAGAGCCGAAAAGGCTCTAAAAGGGGTTATTTGAGAATCCCGTATTTTATTCAGCTTTTGTTATTTATAAAATTTGTGGACTTCTAAGAGTTTTAGAAAGGATTTGCTCACTCATATGTGTAGTATTCAACACAAAAATGTGCAAAATCCTTAAAAATCTAGTGATATTAATAAAATTTGGAAGTTTTTCCTTGATATAGTTCAAAGATATAGTTCAAACTTTCACCCAGCATGCCAAGTTTTGACATCTTTGATCCCACAATTTTAGTGAACAGTGAGTTCCACTATTATATTGCCATCAAATTTTACAACCAAAAAGTATTTAATTATTATAAAATAATTAACAGCAAGAAAAGGAGGTGATAACGATGGTGAGG is a genomic window of Thermococcus sp. M39 containing:
- a CDS encoding extracellular solute-binding protein — protein: MKARAVWIIAMLLLGVVASGCIGGEKETTQTQAPSAEVQLTGDFTKDVIAIGKVLEQNGINEVKFSAWGSGDPNSVMRVYGIVEAARRINKIWADNGIKVKIVITDTHYVASFQDAYKEYLSKQPLGQAGDFFVNSYAFLPTLADEGYVLDITDYANAYKSVIDDFYPSLIEASKFNGRLYGLPQDTEARPLYVRKDVAAKIGLDVSTLPEKVKNGEFTWSDVYYWAKKAKESGAAEWGLIHRKGSAHPDLIQFIFAFGGKLYDEKTGKLVVDVPAVYKWLYVEWKFAQDGLLPKDIMSWDWAKQIHPTIVEGRTLFDIGGTWYWTEWQTKQYYAKGSGEPRGLKPEEVKEWFAYTLFPAGEKGGKPVTLSQPFVWMINSKAGAQNPKYDELKDVYHKLAFLMLIKASDPDINAIHSVISAHLPVRKEAAKLIKDEKWLNDLKNLNLDLDQTVKDNIKDIVQATVNPINAQFLADVSYMLEYTHLAPAHPKYPALADIFKEAVDKVLRGEMTPEDGVNYIIQKVKADPELAQNVEIVGEIPKDWKFPQ